Genomic DNA from Colius striatus isolate bColStr4 chromosome 7, bColStr4.1.hap1, whole genome shotgun sequence:
TAGCAGCATCACTCCCTCTGGTAGCCCCTGggtacagagaagaaaagctcaAACTGTAGCAGAAGACAAGAGTCCTGTCAGTAGCCCCATGTTGGCTCggaaaatacaaaatgcagATGGTCTACCTGTTGGGGTACTGCGGCTGCCTAAAGGTCCTGATGGTACTAAAGGATTCCACAATGGACATGAAAGAAGGAAGGCTATGAAGAACTAATAcattattctttaaaaacaatctcACAACTCAGTCACCTGCTTTTGCTCAAGCCTGGTGAAAAACTGTCACTTGAGTGACCGAGTCAGTATTTAAAGGATTTTGTATTCCTATAAAGACTTTATAATTTGTATATTCAttttgcagaatcacagaataattgtGGTTGAGAGGCATCTCTGGAGAGTGTCCAGTCCACCTCCTTTGCTCAAGCAGGGTCCACTGAAGCAGGTTGCTTAGGGTTTCAACTATCTGCAAGGACAGAGATTCCCCAACCTGTCTGGGCAATGTCTTCCCATGTTCCACCACCCACATAGTAAAAAGTGTTGCCTTATTCCACCTTATTCAGGTGGAATCTCCCATGTTTGAGTTTGTGCTCCAGTTCCTGGGTATCACTGAGAGGGGCCTAGCTCCATTTGCTCTGCTCCTTCCTATCAACAATGAGATCCACTCCCTAAGCTTTCTCTTCCCCAgtctgaacagccccagctcactgGGCCTCTCATTGGAGATGCATCACTCTCTTAATCACCTTACACACTTACCCGATGCAGTGCCCTTACCAGCAGTACTAGTATTATGTTTAATGTCTTAGTCTGAAATACTAAATACTGAACCAGGCATATAAATAATACACGAAACCACATTATTCACAAAGCTATGATCCTGAAGAGCAGCATGTAAATACTTAACAGTTGAGCAGCTGTGTTATGATAAGGTGTGATACCTTACCAGCCTAATCATAAGGAGTAGAGGTTTTGAAGacttctgtgtttgtttcaaaAGGAGCTCTGAGAAACTTAACACTactgtgagcagcagctctctgctcgCACACATCACCAAAGACAATACTAACCAAAATGGAccaaaatgtgtattttcatgTGATGTGAATACAGACTTTGAGCATTGGAGACAGTTCTGTAAGTGTTGTAAgatggaaataaatgaaaatattaactCTGTCCAAACCTACTttgattactttaaaaataagttgGGTTGCACCTGAACAGATACTTGAACCTCACCTCACACGACATGAAATCCTAGAAATAGTTACTAAGAATTGCCACTGCACTGAAGGAAAAGGCTCTCTGCCCTGTTACTGATGGTTACTCCAGTCACGATGCTTCACTGTGACTGTATGTCAGTCATTTTTTACACAATATtataaatacaataaataatGGTTATGTCAGTATTAACTCTGAATTTAGCAAGCAGGCTAAGAAAGAAGCACTTAAATTAACTATAATCCTGAAGCCAAAGAAGCAGCCTCTGCAGTTCTACTTACAAAAGTTATAGTCTTGAAAAATAGCCCAGCAACAGTAAGGTGGTGAGGTTTCAGTTTCTAATGTAACTTGGGAACCGTGCACAAACAAATGCTTGTCAGATGGTGATTCTTCATTCCAGCCCCTCTCCACATTCTTTCCAATTTTCACTTCCACTCTAAGCGTTAACGCTTCTGCAGTAACACTGCGTTAGAAACCAGTACACAGAAGTCTCTTGGTTTTGTGTATCATTTTGTAGCCACACAAGTATATTCCTGGTTCTTTTACTTCATGGAAATGGAATCCTCCAAGTTACGTCCTGACTTCTGTTACCAGCCAAGACACTATCAATACTGTTACACACAAAGTGGTGGGGGTTTTAAATCAACAGCACACCTGCAACTGAAAGGGAAAGTACACAGTCTTCAGAAGGGCAATTCCGTCACTGTAGCTGATATCTAACAGTACCATTCTGCTACTTAGCCAGAACACTTGTTTAGTAGTCAGGGGAGTGTTTTCATTACAAAATTCTGCAGCAGCCGTGCGTCATCAGGGACCAAGCTGTTTTGGAGCAGTATTACACCTCCCACAAGGCAATATTTTGAAGGCTCACAGAAGTTAATTAAATGGAAATACTGAGAACTACATGTAACAGTCCATAATGTTAACGACTTCTAAGACTGTGTAtgcttgcaggaaaaaaaaaaggaagctgaaaacagcagcatttACTAGGGCTCTGCTCTGAGTGAACACATCCACATGTCACATTCAGTGTGTAAACCTTAAAAATCAGACTTGCTTCTGTGAgtcttattttgctttaaaaagtctTGTACTTGACAGATAAAGTGAACACTGAGGATGACCTCTTAGTAAATAAACAGGAAGTCCAAAGTTTTTCTTTGCTAATAAACCAAATGCTATGTTAGTGGAGAGTTACTAGAAGGCAGTAACCTATAAAATATTATAAAGCTTACTTGATAGGTAATGTATTCTTACTTGAGTGTAGGTCCACTTACTCTGAGACTAAGGCAGCTGTAACTATAATATTCCAGAACACTGCTTAACCTGTCTTTAGAGTGCTTTTccatcaggaaggaaaaaacaatacaTTTACCATAGCAATTACTTCTGTAGAAGGAATACAGACTTGATCAAACAGCAAGTGATAATACAACTggatcaaacaaaaaaagatgatgTGATCAGTGAACCTATTTGGGAAGTaaaattttataaataaaaagtcAGCATGAGAtcttataaaaaaacccacagttctgcttcacattattttttttttcccctctcaaacATTTTTTACTCAGAAAACATTCTGCTGAAACCTCAGGTAGCCAGACAGACATAGCAACTTCTGTGCTATCCGCTCTGCCAacctttgttgtttttgttttagatTCTTACTGCCTCTTAGGAGCCAGATCAACTACTTCACGCTGATCGTATTAAAAAAAGACCAGAAGTCATGAACAGCTTTTGTATCATTGTATTTATATTCAAGTCTTCCTTATAGAGCCCAGAGTGTTTGCCTGTTCAATTAATCAGTGTAAAAATACTCAAGGTATGGAATACCTTGTCTCTGGCTACTTCATACACTAGCTAGCAATATCTAGTTTTAGGTACCGTTGCATGTGTATGTTCATATATATTTTGATGTCACAAAATAGACAGTCAAGTGCAGGGAGGCAGGCAGAGCATGCCAGCTCTGGGCCCTCACACCAACCATACTCCACAGCAGGTCAGACAAgttcctcctctgctgcctcaAATGCGCGTGCACACACACCCGCTCCCTGAGATAGTGCTTTCAAGAACACAGAGGTTGAAGccatttttattgcatttttacaagaaacaaacaacaattctaaaaagaattttaagaaTTAGACCATTTCCCCTAAGAAGCTCAGAGTTTGCTAGGGTATTGAAGATTCCCAACACTCCCATCTCCACGTGCATCGATAGGCCCCACAAGATATGCTACACAATCCACAGCAGGCTTCAGTCACACATGGACGCCAATAACAACAGACATTATCTTTAATTCATTTGGGACAAATATTTAACTCTCCCTGAGTTTGTCTTCATGTTCAATTGTTCAAACCCCTGTTCAAAAACCATATAAATCCCAAGTATACACACCATACATTGAAACTGCGTGGTGTCATGCTGCCAACAGAGGCATTTTAAACACCAACAGCTGTGTCTTCTTTTTGTCCTGACTCTCAAATATTTGCAGTAGGATGACATATTTCAACCAAgtgctttgtttaaaatgtcatatcaattgaaaaaaaacaacatgacAACACATTTGGAATTCTAGTTACTGGTTGAAAGCCCATCCCAACCATGGAAGAACATTTACTTCTGTCCCTAccgaaaaaaaaaggatgcaatTTCTGTTGTTTCCATTTTGTACAGGCTTGGTTTATGGGCTGATTTATAAACCTggagtctgaaaaaaaaacagagacttCAGTAAAAAATGCTTATTCACTAGGCTAATACAGCCAAGCTGTTCAGAACATCAGTTTGGTTAATCAAATAGAGTTGGCTTCAGTTTACACCACTGTTCCCTTAGCTTGGATTTCACTATGCTTGAAGCAAAGATATAGTTGATTGATTCATAGGAAAGATCCCACATCTGTGATCGGCTCAGGTTAAATGTTTTTGCGGCCAGTTCGTATTCTTGCGATAGATCTGTTGCAAAGACGCCTTTATCGTCAGTCTGGAGTcaaattgaaacaaaagaaaaagaacccaAAGCTTAAATTAGTTTCTCTGTGTCAAGTAAAGGGAGGGGGGTCTACAAATTATAAAAGTTTTATCTTGCTGTTTGACGTTTCTTCCCATCCTTTACTTGCTCTATTGAAACtcaaaattaataaattattcAAACAAACACGAAAGCTGCTGGAAGTGATGGCACCATTTATCAAGAAAATAGTATTTCCTATTATAATTGCTAAACAGAtgtgtgctgagggctgtggtttagtggtggaggTGGCAatgctgggttaacagttggacccgatgatcttaaaagtcttttctaacctaaaaGATTCTACAGTTTCACGATGCTATCAAATgatgcacacatgcacactaTGTCAGTGTGTGCACGTCTCCTTATTTATCTTTCCCCTGTCTTCAGATCTGGGAAACAGAGCATATTCTGTATTCCTACATCTTCAGGGAAGAAACCGTCTCACCTAGTGACAACCAGAACAATGTCTTAGTACTAGAGTACTAGGCTAGAACTGAAAACATAGAATCGCAAGCCACCTAAAGATTATTCACCTAAAAGGAGCCAGTTAGGATTATTTAAAGGTCAATGAGATTAGAGTGCCCATGTCCACACAGAGAAGAATCCTAATTATATCCTTTTAAGATACTACTATCTCCTCCTTCTACTGCTCTTGTTTTTATATGCCTTCATGGGTAAACTGCTTTCTCATGTGACTTCATCGGTAATCTAGACTTTTCACAATTGAAAATCTCAGAAATAATCTCTAATCATGAATTATTTCCCACCAAATATAACAGAGCTCAATCTCAAGaataaatactgtaaaaataaaggaCTGAGGCTTATTTGAATAAGTACGATACTCTTTAACATATGTACATACATTTGGACAACACTAAAAATTATAGGGGTTACACCAACACGTGATAGTAAAATCTTGCCACTGCCAGCAAAAGTACTTGGCACCTCAACAACAATTAAGGACCTTAATAAGCTGTCAAGAGACCTCAAAAACTCTTACTCAACATGATAAACAATCAGGTAAGCACAAACTTAAACATATTGCTTGCATTTAAGAGAAATCTGTTAGTATGCAAACAGTTAAGTTCATTTCATGCATAGCTGATTATCTTAtccatacaggaaaaaaagggtcTTGTTTTACAATTAAACcaagagaaatattaaaaattccCATTTGTATTACAAGCATTGCACAGAGCATTATGATTTGCTCTAAGCAGATGATTTGCTGCAAGGTCAGAAATTGTAAGTCAGTTCTGATCTATAAAAGGAGATATATTGCTCCAGTTTCACACTAGTTTGGCTCCTTGTCTTAATACACGAAACAAACTTACACAAAGAAGTGAGGGGTGGCCCATGTTGTACCAGTATCCAAAATGGTGTTTGTCATAGGAAGGCACAGTCTGAGTTTTGATGTTTGATGTCATGCAAAgttctaagggaaaaaaaaagcagcagcaaggatatataacaaaacaaaagatatGGTTTTGACACGATTAACTTGATTTGTTTCTGAATGAAAATTAATATCAGCTGTTGTTGGTTCCTTGATTTTCTGTGCTTCAAATATTTGTTAGTATCTTCTGATGAAAGTTTGGCAATCAACTTCTTAACTACTGACTGGGTATAAAATTCAGGAAGCTTGAAAATCAGATACAGAAACACCACACAGCCTTGCACAGTAACTAAGTTATGacttagttttgttttcatctaaCACATCATTTGTTGTCTGCTGCCACAAAGATGTCCAAACCACCAAAGCACTACCGGTGCGCCTTTACAGGCAATTCTCTCACATATGCTGCCAAGTTTTTCTAGGTCTGGCCAAAGACAAATCAGAGTTACTAGATCAGCAGTACATACAGTAATCTGAAATCTGGACACCACCAAGTGATTTTCTTAACTCTTTTCCTTACCAATAGGTATATGGTTCTGTCGAACAAGTGGCACTAACTCTTCTGAACCTGCTGTTGCAGAGTTGAGAAATGTTCCATGACCAATTCTGTCAGGAGGCAGGCCCAGAAGAATTTTGGTCTCCTCTTCTTGATTTGGAATCTAGAGAGGATACATTTTACATTCTGTCAAGGCAGCATAAAACGGCACATTAAATAATTACAACATACATGAAGTTCTATTTTCACAGCTTATCTTACCCAAAAGAAAGCATTAGTAAGACAAAAATATCTGCATTACTACCTGTAAATAAAGCAGCAGTGCATGAAAGTGACTCTCAGAATTGCAAACGAAGGAAGCCATAACATACTCCTATGTAAAAACAGATGATTATGGTTTGCAGTTCTGAAGTGCTTTCAGTTGGAGGCTTCAAATCAGCTTTATATGCCTGTTTCAAAACTAACTTGTCAAGACCTTTAGCACCTGTTTTACatcaggatttaaaaaaagtGTACATGAAGAACTTGAACTGCAAGCagccaaaaccaaccaaaaccaaaagccCAGAGACatttacaaagaaatatttagagACGCATGCAAGAGTAGCCTGCAAAAGTCTCCTTAAGGAAACATGAACAAATATAAGTAAACTTGTGTCACCATATACCAGTCTTAATCtcctgaagaaataaaaagattttcAGTATTTATCAGCCTTAGAGTAAAGTTCAGCCACCGCTTCAGTAGATGGTATGGAGAATCCCAACTCTTTATACTGGTAAAGCAGAGCAAACAGAACTATTCACGAAAATGTGaaaattttaatatatatgtttCCTGATAAAatactgggaagaaaacagtGGATCTCTTGGAATATTACTACATTTCAATTTCACAACTAGTCACCCAAAACATATATTACAGTGAGAAATAATTTGACACTTCTGATTCAAAATAGATTGTTGTagatttctcctcctttccctctctaTTATCAAAATGCCCCAACCAAATACTACTTTGGCCTGAGAAGTTCAAAAGGCACAGAAGTTAATTTTAGTTTTATCAAGGTTTTTATAAAATGGGAACTGCAAAGAAGGTCTAGAATAAAGCAAACTTTTACCTCTGAAAGATGCAATGCCAGCTTTAGACctgctttttttgcttctgagaGTGGTTCCAAAAAATCTTGACCATGTCCTGCCTTGAAGATATAAACACATCACAATTCTACAGCTTGTTTTACACAACTCCTCCTATTTCAATAGTTAAGAAGTGTAGCAATATCAAAATACTCCATGCAAAATACAGTTACATTGAATTAATTTCTCATTCAGTTTTGATTGCAACAAGTTACATAATGTTCTGCTATATGGGCACAGTTTAGACAAATCTGTCAAATAACTGTAGTTCAGATGATGCCCAACACTTGATTTTGACATCCTTTCTAAAACTATCACCTAGAGCTATTTCAACTTGGCAGCTATCCTCAAACATTTTTGCTTACCTAATATGCAATAAGCATTTGGCGCAtctaaaacaaaatttaaactAGTGCCAACCTGCAACACTAGTTAACTTGCCTCATCTCAATCTGACTAGGACAATTTAGGAACAGATACTTCCCAGATAAACACTGCTTTTCAGTGGCTCCTTTTTAGGGTGTGGTATATTAATCCATGGATTCTTTGTTAGAGTATCTGTCCCTTACAGTAACAGGGATTAACCTGGTATCAAAACTAGGAGCAATCCATTCAAACTAGCAACAAACATTGAACAGGAACTTGCAAGAACAAAGTATGATTAAAACTGCTTGCTGTTACACAACATCATATATTTACCTCCAAGAAGagatcaaaataaaatgaaaacttacAGTGGGATCACCACTTAAGTCAAGTCCTACTACAACCCCATCAGTGGAAAGAAGGAACTCTTCAGCCAGTTTAACAGTCTGCTTAGCAACTGCTGGGCCACCTCTTCTATTTATGGCTATCAACAATCTAGGATAGAAACATACAGATTAAGTTAAATACTAGCTGTAATATCAGGAGACCAACAAACCTGACAGCAACAAAAATAGCACTTCACATCCTTCACAGTTGATTATACAGAGTATTTGTATCGGAAACCGTTCCAGGAACGAAGCTACCACAGTGCAGAGCAACACAAATCAGATAAATAGGTTAGCCTGTGAAACACAATAGCCAGAGTGAGAGGGAAGGTGGGAAACAACACACTGTTCATTTGCTGTTTGCACTATCAGTCTAGCCACCTCTCTGAGGCACACATGAAAAATGAGAATTCTTCAGCTCTTGTGCTGGTTAGGACTACCTCTCCTTTATAGCTGGTTGCTTGTACAGCTAACCAAGCAAAATTTTTGCAACAAATCTAGGCTGTGGAAAACGTCTTTAAGGCAATTCCATCAAAACCACTGCTCTTCCCGAGTGTTGCAGAGAATGGACAGTCTTAGAGCTGAAAAGCTTTCCCCTGTTTCATTCCCTATCAgtaaaaaagatggaaaaaaaaaaatcaggtttccATGTGAACTACCTGTTTCCATGACATGTAATGTAGTTCAAGCATAACTTTCTTTCCTATGCTGCAAACCATGACAGAGCATCAAACTACATAGAACCTTGAAATGGAGGTACTCTATGTGCTTTATTTACCTTACATCTATATCCAAGCCTTCTTCTTTACACTGCTTTATACCTTCAAGTACAGTTTCAACATACATCCTTTTGGTCATACCTATAAACACATGTACACATTTGGAATAGACATGTTTAAATTAGTTTTATTACATCACAGACACAGTTCTTTAGCCTCCTAAGTTTCACTTTGCACCTTTGATTTTAGTCCACAGTGCTTCTAATCTATACAGTTCTAATTCTGTTTATAAATACAGCTATACTTTGAAGCATACACTTGAATTAAGCCTCCTCCTAAGCatctggaagaaagaaaataacttggTGTGAACCAAAGAGTAGCAACAGCACTTTTCTGATATCCTTCTATTAAACTAcatctaaaagaaaataaaaaattaagtaaCAAAAAGACAATATATcggttattaaaaatattaccaGACTCAGACTGTCATACTTAAGAGAATAACTCAAATTCTTGGGTAGTAGAGCTATAATCAACACATTTTCGTCTTCAAAAATCTAATACTAAAGTGACATGCTTTTATGGGGTTAAATCTTTGCTTTTAtattaaagtatatttttattgAACCAACTAAGTTTGACTTTACTTGTTATTAACATAGTCGTAACTAAGTTTTACAGCATATTAGACTGTAACTAAGTTTTACAGCATATTAGACTTGAAattaaaaaccagaacagaCCTGTGGTCTTTTCTTCTCTAGGTGTGCTTCTCAATTCCAGATACTTGACACCATCATCAGCAAATTCCTTAATAACATCTTTAGTTATCTGATTAAGAAACAGAGTATTCAACATCATAACAGTAACACTTATAATCGGTTGTATTTTCCTTTACAACTAAAAGACCCAGTTACTTTTTGGCATGAAACACTTGCAAAATTTTCAGGCCCTATGTATTTTTAGCCCTCTCCATCTTTGCTAATACTACACCACAGAGGGTAGCTTCAGTTCCCTCAGTGATATTGAAGagttaagaaaaataagaacttCCTTGTCCAAACAAGACTACACCTCAACTGGAGCTGCCATAACCTCTTTCACAGATACCATACCTTTCAGAGAGTTTAACAGGCTGCCTAAAAGCCCCTTTAAAGGAGTGAAGAAGAGGATACCACACCACTTTCTGCTTCCTATGGCAGAACAGTTCTGGGATCAGAGGTGAACAAAGGACAATTCTCATTCTGGGATGTAATGAACCAAAGATGAAATGGGAGATTGTCACTCTGGGAGACTGTGGTAAATCACAACTTCGGTAACAAGGAAGAGACATCACATTTTTAAGGCATGATCAGTCCATGCACCTGACCACCATATTGGAAGCTTGTTGATTTCACAAAAATTAGAAGCCATGAAATCCTGTGTTTCTTTCATAACATGTTTTACAATAATAATTCTGACCTCAAATTGCTGACATGGTTACTCAGAACCCAGCACTATCAATCCAACTAATTTTGTCTGTGTTACTTGTGTTACAGGAACTTTTAATGAACTTACCAGTAGAATATCTTCAGGCCTAGTGGTAATCTGATAGATGATCTGAAACATCTGAAAACATCTAGAATAAGGAGTTAACTCTTTAACTGGACAAATGTCAAAATGagtattcaaaaaaaaaaaatctacattttttgAAAACAAGTACTTCTTATGTTCACTGTGCTTGTGGCTTGTAGCTCAAAATGCAAAGATCATTTCTGCTCTTAGATGCTAATAATACAGTTGCaacagaaatattaatattaataagaatattattaataaaaacCTTTCTGCAACACAAAGGAAAGTATGGTTTCAAAAAAGGGAAACTATATGAGTCAAGCTACACATGAAAAATTTCAGtcctttaaaaagcaaagtaatCAGCACGAAATTTCTGTTTAGTCTGCAAATATCTAAGAAGTTATTCTATAGATGCCAGTAGCAAAAAATCTAGCAGACTCTATTGTAACTAAAGgttgaaaatttattttccagttaGTGTATAAGGCCATACACTTATCTGGTTTGAATGTAATTAAAATGCCTCTGGTAAATGTTCATCACAGACACACACGTGCATACGCACTCATCTAAggtccttttctttcctttgtcaaTCATGGTCATTCCATTCTGAATCTGAAGGTACGGCTTCTGCAACATAAGTTTCTTCATAGTGGCAGAACTGATACAGCCATTCAAATGAGCGTGAAGttcctaggaaaaaaacccaatcctaTGGATTTGTGTCCAGTAAAAACGATGCCTTCTAACATCTTGTTTTGTATTCCTGTTCTTCCGTCCTACATTCTTGTTTCACTGAGTTTGGAAATTAAATAACAGTTATCTCCATGTTTGGCTAACAATCATTTCCTTGTGCTTTTTCATGCAGGTTGAACTAACACTGTCCTATTTGCTCCTTCTCCCTTGGCAGGCAGGTGTTGGCAGCTGGCTCAGGTagcagctctccagctgcctgctggaTTGGTGCAATTTGAGGTGAGGAGGAGGTAAGCTGCTGCCTCACTATTAAGAAAAGGGTAACAACGAGCCAAGAATTCTTTTCCCATTCACTTCGCTTTTGATTGTGCACAGCCTTTAAAAGTTTCTCACGGGTGTTGTGTACCATTTGCTGTTTTACCAAGTCCAGGACGGTAacactgataaaaaaaaagtagtaatgTGTCCTAAACGACGGCACTGATACCCTAAAAGTAAGGCACACCCTTCGGGACacggaaaaaaaaaccctgttatCTGAGACAGACTTCTTGGGCTAGCCTCGGAGAAAACAgggccaaaaaaagaaaacaaagatcaaATTCAACTGATTTAAGTGGAAGGTTAGACACCAAGAACTGCAGCAAGCTGGACAGGCAAATACCTACGGCACTTCTCAGTGGGAACATTGGCCTCTGAACGAGTACGTGCTTGACAACTCCAAGGAGACAGCAGCCGTGGTCCGCCGCGCTGCCAGCGCCGGagccagcccctcagccccctctcccGCCGCGCTGCCAGCGCCGGagccagcccctcagccccggcTCCCGTCCCAGcgccagcccctcagccccctctcccGCCGCGCTGCCAGCGCCGGagccagcccctcagccccggcTCCCGTCCCAGcgccagcccctcagccccctctcccGCCGCGCTGCCAGCGCCGGagccagcccctcagccccggcTCCCGTCCCAGcgccagcccctcagccccctctcccGTCGCGCTGCCAGCGCCGGAGCCAGCCCCGGCTCCCGTCCCAGcgccagcccctcagccccctctcccGCCGCGCTGCCCGTACCGGCACgagcccctcagccccggcTCCCGCCGCGGGCTCCCGTCCCAGCGcctgctcctcagctcccactccTGCCGCGCTGCCAGCCTCGGCACCATCCCCTTAGCCCCCGCGGGCTGCTGTCCCCGC
This window encodes:
- the ADAL gene encoding adenosine deaminase-like protein isoform X1; protein product: MAAEREPELSFYRRLPKTELHAHLNGCISSATMKKLMLQKPYLQIQNGMTMIDKGKKRTLDECFQMFQIIYQITTRPEDILLITKDVIKEFADDGVKYLELRSTPREEKTTGMTKRMYVETVLEGIKQCKEEGLDIDVRLLIAINRRGGPAVAKQTVKLAEEFLLSTDGVVVGLDLSGDPTAGHGQDFLEPLSEAKKAGLKLALHLSEIPNQEEETKILLGLPPDRIGHGTFLNSATAGSEELVPLVRQNHIPIELCMTSNIKTQTVPSYDKHHFGYWYNMGHPSLLCTDDKGVFATDLSQEYELAAKTFNLSRSQMWDLSYESINYIFASSIVKSKLREQWCKLKPTLFD
- the ADAL gene encoding adenosine deaminase-like protein isoform X2; the protein is MFQIIYQITTRPEDILLITKDVIKEFADDGVKYLELRSTPREEKTTGMTKRMYVETVLEGIKQCKEEGLDIDVRLLIAINRRGGPAVAKQTVKLAEEFLLSTDGVVVGLDLSGDPTAGHGQDFLEPLSEAKKAGLKLALHLSEIPNQEEETKILLGLPPDRIGHGTFLNSATAGSEELVPLVRQNHIPIELCMTSNIKTQTVPSYDKHHFGYWYNMGHPSLLCTDDKGVFATDLSQEYELAAKTFNLSRSQMWDLSYESINYIFASSIVKSKLREQWCKLKPTLFD